Proteins encoded in a region of the Ziziphus jujuba cultivar Dongzao chromosome 3, ASM3175591v1 genome:
- the LOC107422268 gene encoding LOW QUALITY PROTEIN: major strawberry allergen Fra a 1.05 (The sequence of the model RefSeq protein was modified relative to this genomic sequence to represent the inferred CDS: substituted 1 base at 1 genomic stop codon) — MAVLSYEXEFTSSIPPARLFKAFVLDADNLFPKIAPNAVKSVEIIDGDGGAGTIKKITFGEGSHFNYSKQKIETVDKDNFVYAYSLIEGDALINKLKKISCENKFIAAEGGSIIKSVSKYHTKSDNHDITEDKIKAGKEKVAHLFKVVEKYLQENPDAYN; from the exons aTGGCTGTTCTATCTTATGAATAAGAGTTCACGTCCTCTATCCCTCCAGCTAGGCTTTTCAAGGCCTTTGTCCTTGATGCTGACAACCTCTTCCCAAAGATTGCTCCCAATGCAGTTAAGTCTGTTGAAATCATTGATGGAGATGGAGGTGCTGGAACCATCAAGAAGATTACCTTTGGTGAAG GCAGCCACTTCAACTATTCAAAGCAAAAAATTGAAACAGTTGACAAGGACAACTTCGTCTACGCCTACAGTTTGATTGAAGGAGATGCTTTGATTAACAAACTCAAGAAAATCTCTTGTGAGAACAAGTTTATAGCAGCTGAAGGAGGATCCATCATCAAGAGTGTGAGCAAATACCACACCAAAAGCGACAACCACGACATCACTGAAGACAAAATCAAGGCAGGGAAAGAAAAAGTTGCTCATCTCTTCAAGGTTGTTGAGAAGTACCTCCAAGAGAATCCTGATGCCTACAACTAA
- the LOC107422290 gene encoding major strawberry allergen Fra a 1.05: MAVLSYESEFTSSIPPARLFKAFVLDADNLFPKLAPNAVKSVEIIEGDGGAGTTKKITFGEGSHFNYSKQKIETVDKDNFVYAYSLIEGDALTDKLEKISYENKFIAADGGSIIKSVSKYHTKSDDHDITEDKIKAGKEKAAHLFKVVEKYLQENPDAYN; encoded by the exons ATGGCAGTTCTATCTTATGAATCAGAGTTCACTTCCTCTATCCCTCCGGCTAGGCTTTTCAAGGCCTTTGTGCTTGATGCAGACAACCTCTTCCCAAAGCTCGCTCCCAATGCTGTTAAGTCTGTTGAAATCATTGAAGGAGATGGAGGAGCTGGAACCACCAAGAAGATCACCTTCGGCGAGG GCAGCCACTTCAACTATTCAAAGCAAAAGATTGAAACAGTTGACAAAGACAACTTCGTCTATGCCTACAGTTTGATAGAAGGAGATGCCTTAACAGACAAACTTGAGAAAATCTCTTATGAGAACAAGTTTATAGCAGCTGATGGAGGATCCATTATCAAGAGCGTCAGCAAATACCACACCAAGAGCGATGACCATGATATCACAGAAGACAAAATCAAGGCAGGAAAAGAAAAGGCTGCCCATCTCTTCAAGGTTGTTGAGAAGTACCTCCAGGAGAATCCTGATGCCTACAACTAA
- the LOC132799062 gene encoding major strawberry allergen Fra a 1.05-like codes for MAVLSYESEFTSSIPPARLFKAFVLDADNLFPKIAPNAVKSVEIIEGDGGAGTIKKITFGEGSHFNYSKQKIETVDKDNFVYAYSLIEGDALTDKLEKISYETKFVAADGGSIIKSVSKYHTKSDNHNITEDKIKAGKEKASHLFKVVEKYLQENPDAYN; via the exons ATGGCTGTTCTATCTTATGAATCTGAGTTCACTTCCTCTATCCCTCCAGCTAGGCTCTTCAAGGCCTTTGTCCTTGATGCAGACAATCTATTCCCAAAGATTGCTCCCAATGCAGTTAAGTCTGTTGAAATCATTGAAGGAGATGGAGGAGCTGGAACCATCAAGAAGATCACCTTTGGTGAAG GCAGCCACTTCAACTATTCAAAGCAAAAGATTGAAACAGTTGACAAAGACAACTTCGTTTATGCCTACAGTTTGATTGAAGGAGATGCCTTGACAGACAAGCTTGAGAAAATCTCTTATGAGACCAAGTTTGTTGCAGCTGATGGAGGATCTATCATCAAGAGCGTCAGCAAATACCACACCAAAAGCGACAACCACAACATCACCGAAGACAAAATCAAGGCAGGGAAAGAAAAGGCTTCGCATCTCTTCAAGGTTGTTGAGAAGTACCTCCAGGAGAATCCTGATGCCTACAACTAA
- the LOC107422275 gene encoding major strawberry allergen Fra a 1.05, producing MAVLSYESEFTSSIPPARLFKAFVLDADNLFPKIAPNAVKFVEIIEGDGGAGTIKKITFGEGSHFNYSKQKIETVDKDNFVYAYSLIEGDALIDKLEKISYETKFIAADGGSVIKSISKYHTKTDNHDITEDKIKAGKEKASHLFKVVEKHLQENPDAYN from the exons ATGGCTGTTCTATCTTATGAATCCGAGTTCACTTCCTCTATCCCTCCTGCTAGGCTTTTCAAGGCCTTTGTCCTTGATGCAGACAACCTTTTTCCAAAGATTGCTCCCAATGCTGTTAAGTTTGTTGAAATCATTGAGGGAGATGGAGGAGCTGGAACCATCAAGAAGATCACCTTCGGAGAGG GCAGCCACTTCAACTATTCAAAGCAAAAGATCGAAACAGTTGACAAAGACAACTTCGTCTATGCCTATAGTTTGATCGAAGGAGATGCTTTGATAGACAAACTTGAGAAAATCTCTTATGAGACCAAGTTTATTGCAGCTGATGGAGGATCTGTCATCAAGAGCATCAGTAAATATCACACCAAGACCGACAACCATGATATCACAGAGGACAAAATCAAGGCAGGAAAAGAAAAGGCTTCCCATCTTTTCAAGGTTGTTGAGAAGCACCTCCAAGAGAATCCTGATGCCTACAACTAA
- the LOC107422287 gene encoding major strawberry allergen Fra a 1.05 produces MGVLSYESEFTSSIPPARLFKAFVLDADNLFPKLAPNAVKSVEIIEGDGGAGTIKKITFGEGSHFNYSKQKIEVVDKDNFVYAYSLIEGDALTDKLEKISYENKFVAADGGSIIKSVSKYHTKTDDHEITEDKIKAGKEKAAHLFKVVEKYLQENPDAYN; encoded by the exons ATGGGTGTTCTATCTTATGAATCTGAGTTCACCTCCTCTATCCCTCCAGCTAGGCTTTTTAAGGCCTTTGTCCTTGATGCAGACAACCTCTTTCCAAAGCTTGCTCCCAATGCAGTTAAGTCTGTTGAAATCATTGAAGGAGATGGAGGAGCTGGAACCATCAAGAAGATCACATTCGGCGAGG GCAGCCACTTCAACTATTCAAAGCAAAAGATTGAAGTAGTTGACAAAGACAACTTTGTCTACGCCTACAGTTTGATTGAAGGAGATGCCTTGACAGACAAACTTGAGAAAATCTCTTATGAGAACAAGTTTGTCGCAGCTGATGGAGGATCCATCATCAAGAGTGTCAGCAAATACCACACCAAGACCGACGACCATGAAATCACTGAAGACAAGATCAAAGCAGGGAAAGAAAAGGCTGCTCATCTCTTCAAGGTTGTTGAGAAGTACCTCCAAGAGAATCCTGATGCCTACAACTAA
- the LOC107422264 gene encoding cysteine-rich receptor-like protein kinase 25, producing MGSRGADHIKMATPSGYMNMALLVLIIWFLIRLSLTIEAIPEYRYSVCPNTSTFTPNSTYQSNLNQLLSYLTSNSTRDTGFYNTSAGQDPGNVVYGSILCRGDVTIDMCQECVTIATKDLVEKYCPVAKVGVIWYDRCMIRYSNESFFGNMDDSPSVSMSNTQDISEPVRFNQLLQVLMNNSVTRAADAPTGAKKFATEEARFTANDTLYNLVQCTPDLNSSDCDRCLRGMVARLTSCCFGRPGGNILSPSCNIRYEIYPFYELAAAPTPTPLLVPPPPSSGSDGKNQISTTLIVSIVVPIFAVIFFLSAVGYCFLRRRTKEKYNAIQERNDGNDISTVESLQFDLSIIKVATNNFSGGNKIGEGGFGEVYKGILPNGQHIAVKRHSKSSGHGGEEFKTEVVLVAKLHHRNLARLLGFCLEGEEKILVYEFMPNNSLDHFLFDLDKQGHLDWSRRSKIINGVARGILYLHEDSQLRIIHRDLKSSNILLDEEMNPKISDFGLAKIFGVDQTQGNTSRIVGTYGYMSPEYAFHGKFSVKSDVYSFGVIILEIVTDKKNSSFLQSDGPTDLLSYAWKHWMDGTILEMLDPSLGNSYSRNEVIRCIHIGLLCVEEDPVSRPTMATIVLMLSSYSVSLALPRKPAFLPQTRTNQDMPSVGIESNKSTSKSKSTTINNMSISEIFPR from the exons ATGGGAAGTCGTGGGGCTGATCATATCAAGATGGCTACTCCTTCAGGTTATATGAACATGGCGCTTCTTGTTCTGATCATCTGGTTTCTTATCAGGCTTAGCCTTACTATTGAAGCTATCCCTGAATACCGATACAGTGTATGTCCAAACACATCCACTTTCACACCAAACAGCACCTACCAATCCAATCTCAATCAACTCCTGTCTTACCTGACCTCCAATTCCACTCGCGACACCGGATTCTACAACACCTCTGCTGGCCAAGACCCTGGAAATGTTGTTTACGGCTCGATTCTATGTCGTGGTGACGTAACCATAGATATGTGCCAAGAATGTGTGACAATTGCAACCAAAGATTTAGTTGAGAAATACTGTCCCGTAGCAAAGGTGGGTGTAATATGGTACGATCGTTGCATGATACGTTACTCGAATGAATCTTTCTTTGGCAACATGGACGATTCTCCTTCCGTTTCGATGTCAAACACACAAGATATTTCCGAGCCAGTCCGGTTTAATCAGCTGTTACAGGTATTGATGAACAACTCTGTGACAAGAGCCGCGGATGCTCCAACAGGGGCTAAAAAATTTGCCACGGAAGAAGCACGATTTACAGCAAACGACACGTTGTACAACCTTGTCCAATGCACCCCAGACCTGAACAGCTCCGATTGTGATAGGTGTCTCCGAGGAATGGTTGCACGTCTTACGAGTTGTTGTTTCGGACGGCCTGGGGGAAATATTTTGAGTCCCAGttgtaatattagatacgaaATCTACCCTTTTTACGAGCTGGCGGCTGCACCAACCCCGACACCGTTGCTTGTTCCTCCTCCACCTTCATCCGGATCTGACG GAAAAAATCAAATCTCAACAACACTTATAGTTTCCATTGTTGTTCCAATATTTGctgttatttttttcctttccgcTGTAGGATACTGTTTCCtaagaagaagaacaaaggaAAAGTACAATGCTATACAAGAAAGAAATG ATGGCAATGATATATCTACTGTAGAATCGTTGCAATTTGATTTGAGTATTATTAAAGTAGCCACAAACAACTTCTCTGGTGGTAACAAAATAGGCGAAGGTGGATTTGGCGAGGTTTACAAG GGAATACTTCCAAACGGGCAACATATAGCTGTGAAGAGGCATTCAAAAAGCTCTGGGCATGGAGGAGAAGAGTTTAAGACTGAGGTTGTATTGGTAGCGAAGCTTCACCACAGAAATCTGGCTAGGCTATTGGGATTTTGCTTGGAAGGAGAAGAAAAGATTCTTGTTTACGAATTTATGCCCAACAATAGCCTTGACCACTTCCTATTTG ACCTTGACAAGCAAGGACATTTGGATTGGTCGAGGCGTTCCAAAATTATTAATGGGGTTGCTCGAGGGATTCTTTATCTTCATGAAGATTCTCAATTGAGAATTATACATCGTGATCTTAAATCTAGCAATATATTGTTAGATGAGGAaatgaatccaaaaatttcagACTTTGGGCTGGCAAAGATTTTTGGAGTTGACCAAACTCAGGGGAACACAAGTAGGATTGTTGGGACATA TGGTTACATGTCACCAGAGTATGCATTTCATGGAAAATTTTCTGTGAAGTCCGATGTTTACAGTTTTGGTGTAATAATTTTGGAGATTGTAACTGACAAGAAAAATAGCAGTTTTCTTCAATCAGATGGTCCCACAGACCTCCTGAGCTAT GCTTGGAAACATTGGATGGATGGGACAATATTGGAGATGTTGGATCCTAGCCTAGGAAATTCTTATTCGAGAAATGAAGTAATTAGATGTATTCATATTGGCTTACTTTGTGTAGAGGAAGATCCAGTGAGCAGACCCACCATGGCAACGATAGTTCTCATGTTAAGCAGTTACTCTGTCTCATTGGCATTACCTCGCAAGCCAGCTTTTTTACCGCAAACTCGAACTAACCAAGACATGCCTTCAGTTGGGATCGAATCCAACAAATCTACAAGCAAGTCTAAGTCAACTACTATTAATAATATGTCCATTTCTGAAATTTTTCCTCGGTAg